The following coding sequences lie in one Arachis hypogaea cultivar Tifrunner chromosome 9, arahy.Tifrunner.gnm2.J5K5, whole genome shotgun sequence genomic window:
- the LOC112712376 gene encoding uncharacterized protein, producing MLSSVNTCALPSSYSQFSLPLSSRCLFISASFRRQTRTRPRTRTRRRRNKLSSPSAPTFTTTTITTSTSFTSSEPKLETVIDINKLTSQASSTFRSLFPSTLRKFVSSAADAYTDLQTLVTLDHDRRLVVSCRPSTLHFLGTSALFSFVAFSILRFLVNSVSRFLSWRRNASAYRPMVRRDRSLGGKEVVVGWGESAVSKGPANPLSPANGGTLKRGAKKNKIRLERKLPKWWPAVINGAVFNLDEQDEFKRQAYRVVRAITDSRMAGNDIMEDDIIQLRQLCRTSGVQVSFETTNIRDSLYRASVNYVLNVCSREPTYSTSIDINGEDARQFLAGFAENIGLENVRAATIVSAAVAARTRSCLLQAWALEMQGKHVESMAELSKICHLLQIFPPEESSPEMEMVGRGLTKHLKLEQRKHLMFLFGKVSGDNNHRIAREALGLMHSQNLQSDQVDNMA from the exons ATGTTGTCCTCCGTCAACACTTGCGCGCTTCCTTCTTCCTATTCCCAATTCTCACTCCCCCTTTCCTCACGATGCCTCTTCATCTCCGCCTCTTTCCGCCGCCAAACTCGCACTCGCCCTCGCACCCGCACCCGTAGGCGCCGCAACAAACTCTCCTCCCCTTCCGCCCCCaccttcaccaccaccaccatcaccacctcTACCTCCTTCACCTCTTCCGAACCTAAGCTCGAAACCGTTATCGACATCAACAAACTAACCTCCCAAGCCTCCTCCACTTTCCGCTCTCTTTTCCCTTCCACACTCCGCAAGTTCGTTTCCTCCGCCGCTGACGCCTACACCGATTTGCAAACCCTCGTCACACTCGACCATGACCGCAGGCTCGTCGTCTCCTGTCGCCCTTCCACGTTGCATTTCCTCGGCACCTCCGCGCTTTTCAGCTTCGTCGCCTTCTCTATCCTCAGGTTTCTGGTCAACTCGGTTTCTAGGTTTTTGTCTTGGCGCCGTAACGCCTCTGCCTATAGGCCTATGGTGCGGAGGGACCGAAGCCTTGGCGGAAAAGAGGTCGTCGTTGGTTGGGGGGAGAGTGCCGTTTCCAAGGGGCCGGCGAATCCGTTGTCGCCGGCGAACGGTGGTACTTTGAAGCGAGGCGCTAAGAAGAACAAGATTCGGTTAGAAAGGAAACTGCCAAAATGGTGGCCAGCTGTCATCAACGGTGCTGTTTTCAACCTCGACGAGCAGGACGAATTCAAGAGGCAGGCTTACAGAGTGGTTCGAG CAATTACTGACAGTAGAATGGCGGGAAACGACATCATGGAGGATGATATAATACAA TTGCGTCAACTATGCAGAACTTCTGGCGTGCAAGTATCTTTTGAAACAACAAATATTCGGGATTCCTTGTATCGAGCATctgttaattatgttttaaatGTTTGCAGCAG GGAACCAACTTACTCTACTTCAATTGATATTAATGGTGAGGATGCTCGGCAATTCCTTGCTGGATTTGCTGAAAATATAGGCCTTGAAAATGTTCGTGCTGCAACAATTGTCTCTGCTGCTGTTGCTGCACGTACACGCTCTTGTCTTCTACAAGCTTGG GCTCTGGAAATGCAAGGCAAGCATGTTGAATCTATGGCAGAACTGTCAAAAATATGCCATCTTCTGCAGATATTTCCTCCCGAGGAATCATCA CCCGAAATGGAGATGGTTGGTCGAGGCCTAACAAAACACTTGAAGCTGGAGCAAAGAAAACACCTCATGTTTCTCTTTGGCAAAGTTTCCGGTGACAACAACCACAGGATTGCAAGAGAAGCCCTTGGTTTG ATGCATTCTCAAAATTTGCAGAGCGATCAAGTTGACAACATGGCGTGA
- the LOC112712377 gene encoding CMP-sialic acid transporter 3, with translation MKNGMIECHVCHSKLVSPSTKTISRAYDRHKSRLSHKQRALNVFLVVGDCILVGLQPILVYMSKVDGKFNFSPISVNFLTEVAKVFFAVVMLLFQAKHQKVGEKPLLSISTFMQAARNNVLLAVPALLYAINNYLKFIMQLYFNPATVKMLSNLKVLVIAVLLKVIMKRRFSIIQWEALALLLIGISVNQLRSLPEGTTAMGLPVTMGAYLYTLIFVTVPSLASVYNEYALKSQYDTSIYLQNLFLYGYGAIFNFLGIIGTAIIKGPSSFDILQGHSKATMLLVANNAAQGILSSFFFKYADTILKKYSSTVATIFTGIASAALFGHTLTMNFIIGISIVFISMHQFFSPLSKVRDEQNGVLELHDVHDKQRSKESFINMAAGANEEASHRVGHDERKPLLPT, from the exons ATGAAGAACGGGATGATAGAATGCCATGTTTGCCATTCCAAATTGGTCTCCCCTTCTACCAAGACTATATCAAGGGCTTATGATCGCCACAAAAGTAGGCTATCACACAAGCAGCGCGCTCTCAATGTGTTTTTGGTTGTTGGTGACTGCATTCTAGTTGGATTACAG CCTATTCTTGTTTATATGTCCAAGGTGGATGGGAAATTCAATTTTAGCCCAATTAGTGTTAATTTTTTGACAGAGGTCGCAAAGGTTTTCTTTGCTGTTGTTATGCTTTTATTCCAG GCTAAGCATCAGAAGGTTGGGGAGAAGCCTCTTCTATCAATTTCTACATTTATGCAG gcGGCTCGTAACAATGTCCTTCTTGCTGTTCCTGCTCTTCTGTATGCTATAAACAACTATCTGAAGTTTATCATGCAG CTTTATTTCAACCCTGCTACTGTAAAGATGCTAAGCAATTTGAAG GTTTTAGTAATAGCAGTTTTGTTAAAGGTGATTATGAAGCGCCGGTTTTCCATTATTCAG TGGGAAGCTCTTGCTCTATTGCTAATTGGTATCAGCGTTAATCAATTACGATCTTTACCCGAAGGAACCACAGCCATGGGTCTTCCTGTCACCATGGGTGCATATCTTTATACACTGATCTTT GTCACTGTTCCATCATTGGCCTCTGTTTATAATGAGTATGCTTTGAAGAGCCAATATGATACAAGCATTTATCTTCAG AACTTATTTTTGTATGGATACGGAGCTATATTCAATTTTCTTGGGATAATTGGTACTGCTATAATCAAAG GTCCTAGCAGCTTTGATATCCTACAAGGTCATTCAAAAGCCACTATGCTGTTGGTAGCAAACAATGCTGCCCAAGGGATTCTAtcctctttcttcttcaaatATGCAG ATACAATTTTGAAGAAGTACTCATCAACAGTTGCAACAATCTTTACGGGCATAGCCTCTGCTGCACTCTTTGGACATACTTTAACAATGAACTTCATTATAGGCATTTCTATTGTATTCATCTCAATGCACCAG ttCTTTTCACCACTTTCAAAAGTCAGAGATGAACAGAATGGTGTGCTGGAGCTGCATGACGTTCATGACAAACAAAG GTCAAAGGAATCCTTCATAAATATGGCAGCCGGAGCAAATGAAGAG GCTAGTCATCGTGTAGGGCATGATGAGAGAAAGCCTCTTCTTCCAACCTAG